In Dermacentor variabilis isolate Ectoservices chromosome 10, ASM5094787v1, whole genome shotgun sequence, the genomic window GAACGAAGTCAGAACTGACGCTGCCAGATAGAACTTCACTGGTAGACAGTGTGACCGGTAGCCACCAGAACAAGAGAAGCGAAACCGTAGTTGTGATAGCGCTGGCTCGCTATTATTAGCTACCGGCCATGAGTGATGTAATATTCAATGTACTTTCCGTACGCAACGATACGAGCCAATGTAAATTATCCACGCAACATTGGTGTCTGTACATGAAATCCTCGAGCTGCCGACCAATGCGGGAAGCAGTGAGAAGTGCCGCATCTTGTAAAAATGAATATATATTGTCTGTAGAAATACTGCCTTGCATTTTTATAGACTTATCCTTTGTCTGTATCAAGTATACAAAACTGGGGATAGATGAAAGTATTTGGAGACTTTGGTCAGATTGTTGGATAAAAATTATCAGACGAGCAGTTTGCAGAAATGTAAGTCTACAGAGATAAGTCGACATTAAATTTTGAGAAATAAGTCTATAAGCTGTTTATAAAGATTCTATATTCTGGCCAGAACGTTCTTTTGTGATGTGCAGCGAAATGAAAATGAGAAAGGTTTCGGAAATCTCTGGAGGCACAAGTTCGCGCTAGACGGCGCAATAGACTCACTGCCCATTATTGATGCGGTCCTTCCAAGCTCACTTGAAAACGAACAGCTGCGAAATTTTAGAGGAGACTCACACAAACCTCAGTTCCTTTTAGCCACGATGCTAACAGAAGCCCGCACCTATTTTTTCAAAAGTGAGGCAAGGAACGGCGAACCTAGAATAAGGCGGGTAgaagagaaagcgccaaaacctTGCGAGGTTGCCTAGGAGCTCGGCTTTGAAGCGCCACCCCCATGGAACGTCTTGCCACGCGTCGCGTCGCCCGGCGTCGTCATCAGTGGCTGCTCGTCAGTACTCGGCCCAAGTAGCCAGCTGGTAAGAACGGTTGCAGGCGTTTGTCAAGTGCACGTAACGCGTGACGTATTCTCTGCAGACGGCGGCAACTACGAGTCTCGATGCGGCGACGCCGACAGACGACGCACCATTTTGACGCGCAAGCAAACGCGGCCATGTAGGTACGTGCTTGTGGTTTGGTCGCTCACGTGTGCCCGAGCTCCCGCCGAATGTTtacgcgcgcgtgtttgtgtgcgtgtatttTCGTGTATGTTTGTGTATTGGTGTGGCTCTACGTGGTACATCGAGTCGCGACCTTCCAGCTGCCGTGGTGGTCCTTCTTCTCCTCTCCATTGCAGCGGCGCTTCGACGTCTCTCTCCTGTGGATCGTCGGGGGGGTGTTTCCTCACATGACGAGACACTTGCCCTTGAGTTTCTCCTTGCGAAGCTGCGACTTGGTCTTCTTGGTGTCCAGCTGGAGCGACACGGAGCGGCGTTTCTCCATGTTGAGCAGCTCCTGGAACAGCTCGCGCACGTTGTGGTTGGTCTTGGCCGATGTCTCGAGGAAGCCGCATGACCATCGCTTGGCCTGCTCCTGGCCGGTCTCGGGCGGCACCTCGCGGGACTCGGCCTCGTCGAACTTGTTGCCCACCAGCATGATCGGGATGCCCTCCGTCTCGCCGCTCTTCACCTGCGCCGCGCGAGGAGAGCAGAAGAGTGAACGCACCGCCCCACGCGAAGGGCTGCGTTAAACGCTCGGCCCGCTCGGCCAAAAAGGACCCGACCGGCgacgctgcgcatgcgtgggcccctcagcgcctgcttcacctccgccgcgtgtcggcccggcgtGGCACTATCTTCCGGATTGGCCGACGTATGAAAAATTGTCCCACCAGAACCTGGCCAtgagcagcttcgctgtaaatattACGgggcttaagaggaagttttagctcgggcccaactctaacgcggcctattcaaatatatataaaatgcgaagacgcttttctgagataacccccggaccgattttaatgaaatttgttgcatttgacagaGAAAGTCAAATTGTAGTGATTGCTGGAAGCAGAGTTTTGATTGAGGGTCTGAAATATAGAAGAAATTTTCGAAAATTGGTatgcacgaaaaaagaaatagaagcacgaagttaacCAATTCGTAGcgctgcaccaaaaacagatatcgcagttatgtaaactgcatccgttagagcattcaaagcgaacaaattgaATATGTCAGTGTATGTATTATGTGACTTTGTTACATTGATTACAGGGGTTTTGCTAACGTCCTGATAACATATTAGTAGTTGATTTGAAAGCCACGCATAATAAATCatatttgtccactttagatgtactactacACGGAATTTAGAGAGTTGCGATATCGGTTTTCactgctgagttacagagctttaaacttgatagtacgcctttctgaaaatttgcgattttcaacaattGTTGCTCAGAAATCGATGGCCTAAACCAAACGTTCGCTACCAACGGTCACCAGATTTTACCTTTTTGTTTAAAATGCGACAAACCTCACTAaagttggtgcagtggttaccggGAAAAACGacttctcctttcccatgtatttaagAGCTCGGACTCGGGGTTCCTATCACTTTGCAAAGTCACAGAGCCGTTTGAAGTCAAAGGGACAAAGTTTAGCGAATCCCATGTGCTGTAGCCATCATTTTCATCTTGGTTAAATCGCTTTGCTTGCAGCACCCGCATTCACTAGCGCCTGAGTCCCCTCTGGCAAAACTTATGGGAAACTCTGGCTAGAACAGTATACCAGAACGTGACGCCGATACCTTAAGTGAGGCTGCTATGTATGTATTTACTATCGTAATTACACAAAAGTCTTACTTTTTATATCTTTACAATTTTCCCATAGACTTGACCTTTTTGCACTCTGAGGATTACAACTACCGAGACCTTTGGCGACGGTGCCGGCCTAGCGAAACTTGGGGTGACATCACTCTACCGACGCTgcctttttcttttgcgtgtCGTCTGCAAGGTGATGATCACCTCTCGTATGATTTCGAAGATGGGCCTGAGCTCCTCCAGGCTCTGGGCCGAGGTGATGGAGTAGACGAGGATGAACGCGTGCCCCCTGGAGATGTTGAGCCTCTGCATGGCGGGAAACTGGTGGCTGCCCGTCGTGTCCGTGATCTGGAGCGTGCACACGTTCTTGTTGCAGCTGATCACCTgcagcagaagcagacgacgtcgAGGAGATGGACCGCGAGCGACGTTTATCCCGTCGGCATTGTCCCGTGCCGTAACACAGCGAAATTATGTTCCTGATGATATTGTATCTCACCACGGAACCTTCTGGGATACACTGCACGCGTATTGTGCCTAGGTTCCAATGCGTTGACGCACTGGAACAGTGGGTatactttccttttttatttgattttttttagaTCGCCGGACCATGAGGTGTATTACCTGAAGAAGCGCACCTTACTTTCCACAATTGGTGACGTTAGGGCAGCTTATTAAAATTATTCCCTTATGAACCTTTTAAGTTATTCATTTTAGGGCGTGTGCGTTCCACTTGAAAAATTGAAGCCGAGCAGAAGCGAAATCATGTTTACTTCACAGAAGCCTTCAGACTAGTGCCATTTTTGACATCCCTGCTTCCAAAATCTGCTAGAATACTGTGCTGCAGCGACATTCAAGATCATTCCGAACTGCTTGACTTAGGCTTCTGCTAAACTGTTCCTTGGAACGTCCGTGCATTTGGTCGCCCGCTTTGTGGCCGGACATCTTTGAAAAGGGTGCTGGGCTGGCGATTTCTGCCAAGCAGACCGTACGTCACTACAGATGAGCTTCAATTTCtgaattgcaacatgtgccctaAAATCACTAATTAGAAAGGTAATTAGTGAAAATTTATTTTATTAACTACACGAACATTGTGATTTCTCGCTCAAGTAACGTCCGGTTCTTGCATATAAAAAGTCCATCGAACCAATAAACCAAGAGGCGGTGCGGTCAAGCCTGGTTACAGTTAATGCGCGTATAGCGAACGAACGGCTGTATTGGAGGTAAACACTGGCCCCGATGACACACTCACAGGGCCCTGAATATTTTTTATCTCAGCAaaaaactgcgcgaaaaagacgtagacgagaTAGAGAGAAACGATAAACGCGGGCACAAACGCGTTTCTGTCTCGTTTCTCTCTATATCGCCTACGTCTTTTTAGCGCACTTTTTTGTTAAGATGgaaccacaccaactcgcccaggtCTCAGTTTTGACGTACCTTTTTTGTCGCTGATACAGTGAATGCGGCCGTAGGGCAGAAGCGGATAGAAAAATACGTTTCCTTACTACATAAAAAGGCACCAAGAGCTATAACTTCCGGAAGATGACGGGGTAAACAACGATCGCATTTTCAATGCGTTTGGCACATTGTTTCAGTTACTTCGACAATTTGTGCGTGCATTGCTTGTCCTGCATTGTTATCAAGCTGGACGCCACGCTTTGCTATGAGAGAAATGTTAGCAGCATTCCTATGCGCAATGATTGCAGTCTGTGAATCTGCGTTTCAATAAAGCGCCAATTTGTGCTCTTATGAATGGTGAGCAACCTGATCTGCTCAGAAAAATGTTATCgtagtcagaaaaaaaaaagaaaaacaaatggtgAACTACGGCTATAGCGAAATTACTGAAATGCTCGAATTTTTCCAGATCCCAACGACTTCGCTATAATGAGGTTCTGTTCTATATATACATTTATTCCTAAGAGTGCAAACCGAACGCCATAAATGAGTAGCTCTGAGAGACAgaagagaaacagaaaaagaagaaaccgtgaggaggtcaaccagacatgcgtccggtttgttaccctacgaAGGGAAAAGGGAGGAAAAGCAGGTAGGGAGAAGGAGAGAGAGCGAGGGAGTTCCCAACAGTGTGCGCCAGATATCGTTGCAGGCGTCCACCACGGAACGCAAAGGAAGAATATTTTGAATGCAGCCCCGGGAAGCACATGTAATGCTGATTGCAACGAGCTCCGTTTCTTTTATTGAACTACGGGATCATGAGAAAATAGGCGACTGAAGGGCCTGCTATCCCGGTCATCTGAAGTTAATTCCTCTGAAGAAGGAATATAAAGAAATATAGaaacagaaagaagaagaaagatgcAGGGAAGTACCAGCGTACATAAGTGAGCCATAGCCCGCGGCACCATATCAATAACCAGAGCACGACGAATCCGCAACCCGCGAACGTTTATTTTCACGTTATTTCGAGAGAAAGAAGAAGCGACTAGCGGacgaaggaagaggaggagggggcTGCGTGTTGTTCGAGCACTGTCGTTTCTGCTTTatccgagagatggcgccacttcCACTAGTGAGGCAGCGGTGCCAGCGGGACCTAGAGGAGGGGCCTCTGTGAGAAAGGAGATATACAGTCGGAAggagagatagagggagaggtAAACCGGGCGGTAGGATTTGCGATTCACGGGCGTTGTTCATATATCGAACCTGATACACTGCCACTTGGGAAAAAGAGTTATCTTCGCACAGTTACCGTTAACTTCGAAACACCTCGAGAAGTACGAACGGGTCGTTCCCTAGCGAACGTTGCGAGAAAGATCGAACGTGCCGAAGGTGGGACAGGTTGGGCGGCGGCCCCGCCCGGCTCGTCGGACAATGAACTCCATGGCGGCGGCCCCTTGACCACGGGGTCTAGGTTGTCGACCCTGGTTCGGAGCGCGGAAGCGATCGCGCTCGCTTCCGGCTGCAAGAAGTGGCCTTGTGGAGGGCGTTACGCTAATGGCGTTGGGGCAGTGTGGGATTGTACCCTGAAGTGCGGATGTTTCATCGTTAATTTTGAGAGAGCGAAAGAAAAGGGAGATAAACAGAGAGATGAACGAGGCAGAGGACAACGGGGGTGGTCACTAAAAACTGATATATTCCGGGAAGTAAGGAAAAAGTTCATGGTCTACACATGCGCAGTAAggtaaaaaatgaataaaaaataaacattactaaATAAAAAGGAAACTCATAGTATCTTCACCACAGCTTAAAGCTGATTACATAAGCCTGTCTAGCAATTTATTTTCGACCTTTTTCAAGTTCACGGACTACTTACTCATTAGGTCCAACGTCCAAAGTCAACACGGAGGTTAGGAAGGATGCAGTAGTGTACGATTTCAATTTTATTGTATTTTGCTCGCATAATTGCGGGGCCGAAATGTAACTCGCGGCATTGCGTTTAGCAACATAACGCTTTACACACAGAGTGCTTGTAGAAAGATTTCGGAATTCACGTCTGACCTGGCAGCATGATCTTCGCACTTTCCTCATATATGCGACCTCGAAACACTCCCGAGCCCTCGACAGCTACCGGCATATTTGACGAGCACTAATTCTTTTCCATTAGTCGCGCTGATTACAAGTGCGCACGTGCACGCTGAATAAGGCGGCTATGTATTTTTTTAAACACTCCCTGCCTCCACTATAACGATTTACAAAATCATAGTAATAGCTTGCTTCTTGAGTTTAGTATTTTAAGCGCGTGAAAGATTTTTCATTTCGTGTTGCTCTCAAACCATGCATTTTGCAGTTTCTGCAGATATTATCAGAGAAGTCTAAAATAGTTGGACAGAAAGAAAATATAATTGATATATAGCGCCACAGATACATGCGTTTTTATGCATTGATATACTTTTTTGGCGAGAACACActtaatttttctttcatttccctatTCGGTACTAATAATTAGAGAATGATTACTGCTTCTGTATCAGCCACTTCCTACATTGGACCTGGTCAACCTAGCGGTGACCCATCACACTGCTTCAGGGGCTATGGAACATAGCTGTCGGGTACGAGGTCACAGGTTTGACTTCCCGTCGCAGAAGCCGctcttcgacgggggcgaaacgcAAGGATGCTTATGTATTTTTATTTTGGAGCACGTCAAATAACCCTTGGCCCTCCTCAATAGGCGTCTCTCACATAcacaatctctttttttttttacttggagtTGCTCAGTCCCGCTGGTCCAAAATTCAATCAACCTAGCAGTGCTTGCAGAAAGCGGTGCGGAATGCAGCTTACCTGTCTGTAGGTGTCTTCAATGGTGGGGATGTAGCTTTCCCGGAACGTTCCTTTGACAAAGCGTAGCACCAGGGAGCTCTTCCCGACACCGCCGGCTCCAAACACTACAACCCTGTAGTCGTTGCTCTGTTCAGGCATGCTCGGTCTCCTACGATGCTCTGGGTTCGATCCCGCAAAGGGCAGCAGGAGTTGGGAAGGAAGTAGAAGAGGAAGAGGTTGTAGGGCGGAAGTGAAAAAGAGTACAAAAAGCTCTCGCAAGAAGCCTGGGAGGGATTCGAAGAGGGCTACTACAACCGCGCCCGTGAGCAACTGGCTAGTGATGCGGTGGATCAAGCGCcacccttcttctttttttttctttttccgcgctTTTCGACTTCGGTATCACGCGCGCGCGCCGCTCCGCTCGCCTCAGGGAACGCGGAAGTGTGAGCGCGCCAAGATGCCGCTCGCCTTTTGACAGGCGTCGTCCCTTCCCCGACAGCGCCcgcgctttcctttttttaactcGCGCTATCCCCAGTGACCTCCtttcgcgcgcgtgcgcgtggtTTCGGGGCTCTCGCGGTCTGCGCTTtcccgcgcgccggcgcgcgcgctCTATGGGGGACAAGGAACTCACAATACGGGGGCAGGGTGCGGCGAACGCTACGAGACTTGGCGCCGCCGCGTCGCTCCCTCTTTCCCATTGGCCGAGCCCGGGCAGTGACGTAACCGGCGGGCGCCTATCGGGCTGTTACACTTCGTTCTCGCGCCCGATCGTCTGCTCGAGCGCTTCCCCATGTTGGTGTCCGTGCCTTCGCTTAGTACTTCGCAAGTTCTTTGCCGTTTGGTTGTTGTTTTTCACTCGCAGCAAGGATTTGTGGGTATCGTACTGGACTTTTTTTATCCCTCTTCTGCCAGTCTTGCTGGTTTCTTTTACATGGACACACACTCTGAGCCGGTTCCGTTGAGGAAGTGCGGAGGAAGGAGAAGCGTGCGGCTTCCTTACGGGATGGCCGCCAGTTGTTATGGGTTTACTTTTTTGCACAGAGACGCCCGAGACAGCGCGGCGCCGCCTGGAATCTAATTTGGCGTAGCGCCCGCTGCTGTACGGAGGACGCTGGACCGACATTGGCAGACGATCAGGCGCCGGGTCAAAGTGTGACACAGACTGCAATCTGTCGCCTTTATTATTACATGTGCGCGTCGGAGAGTTTGGTACCATCGGTGAAGCCGGCTACTGCTCGTCGCTTTGTCAAAAAGCACGCATCAGAAGTCAGACCGGCTCAAAACAGCCAGACAAAGGAATAATGATAAAACGTAAATAATAACTGGATCTGTTAGTCACCTTGTTCAATTAAAGTTTAAACGAGCGCACTGTACGATACGACAAGATCATTGAATCTGACTTGATCTTATAATGTGAGTTGTGGAATTATGGAATACACACTGATAGCGCAGCAAGTAATGGTAGTTTCGAAAGCAAAACACATATGAATTAAAATGAACCGCAGTCATTGTCAATTCATCGAGCACCACACAGACGAAACGAAGATACTCGAGGATTAATTGCACGTTCTGAACCGAAGACCACCGCCattcaaaaagaagaaagctttgaAATTGCCGGCGCtgcactgacgtaccggcgctgatGATTAAATACGAAACTTGAGAATAATGTTTGGCCTTCCGGTTGGTTGCTATTAATTAACCCTTTTTGCGTGATATGAATGATAATAGGGCTCGGAAATGATGCTTCTCAAGCCTATAGCGATTTACTGTGGCTCTTCAAAATTAAAAGCCGGAATCGCTGCTCCTGTAAAGGTTACTTTACCTTTGCCGTGCTTGATGTGAGGGAGAAACAAACACGCGCAATATATTTTATTAATTCTAAAGAATACTTCGCATTACCTACGTTCATCGCAAATAAAGCTAGAACTAGAAAAGGGATCTTTCATTCTTTGCGAAACAAGATATTTCCACAGGTTGCAAAGTAAAAGCAAGACGCTCATGTTCGCTTCAAATTTAGGAGTATGGTTCTTGCAACTTTAAGGTATAATTTATATGCATGATTCCTGTGAATTTCACAGATCCCACACTTGTGTTGCAATTTAAATGACACCAAGCG contains:
- the LOC142560872 gene encoding GTP-binding protein Di-Ras2 → MPEQSNDYRVVVFGAGGVGKSSLVLRFVKGTFRESYIPTIEDTYRQVISCNKNVCTLQITDTTGSHQFPAMQRLNISRGHAFILVYSITSAQSLEELRPIFEIIREVKSGETEGIPIMLVGNKFDEAESREVPPETGQEQAKRWSCGFLETSAKTNHNVRELFQELLNMEKRRSVSLQLDTKKTKSQLRKEKLKGKCLVM